The Setaria viridis chromosome 2, Setaria_viridis_v4.0, whole genome shotgun sequence DNA window ACTAAATAGGGACGATTAAAGTTTAATCCAGTATCCGGAAGCGACTAAACTTTAATTTAGGGACTAAAGGACTAAATAGGACCTAAAGGCACAACATCTGGTGTCAAGGAGATGTTTAGTCATGCAGCAAGCTAACTTGTGCGtttaaggccttgtttagttcaccccaactcccaactttggcactatgcaaaaagaagattccccatcatatcaaacttgcggtacatgcatggagtactaaatgtagacgaaattaaaaactaattgcacagttttgttgtactttgcgagacgaatcttttgaacctaattagtcaatgtttggacaataattcacaaatacaaatgaaacgctacagtgtgctgcagtgctgtaacagtaatttggcacctccaaactttggcaactaaacaaggcctgacaTGGCATGTTTTTTTGCTAGGGTCATAGGGTGGCAGCTACACGTAGCTCACTACATGCATGGCGACGAAGATGCAGAAGATCCCAGCAAAGCACGCGCGTCCTCCTTGTATGGTGTTGCAAGTGCAAGTAACGGTCGCTCTCAACATGCATTGGCAAGATCTTTTATGTCAACAAAGCACGTAATTAACCACTAGATGCGTGCAAAACGGTCACAGAAAATCCTAAACAAGGGCCAATAATGCACTTTTGTGGACCTTCGTGTCGGGGCAAGGCGATGGGAACTTTCAGCGTGCTCGTGTTGTGCTACTTGTGGTCGTTGGCTGCAACCGCAGAAGCAAACAAGCTAACGCTACAGCACCTGTTGCTTGCTcttgctggctgctgcagctcAGGCTAGCAGCAGGTAGCATAACCGAGCAGTTCCTTTATAACTCTGTCAACGTTACGCAATATTATTTTTAAGACAAGTCCCTACGATATCTATGATTTATAAATTATATGAAATATAAAAATAACATTATTACGACAACCAAACCCACACGACAAACTCAACTACACGGTGGCCGCTGCAACAAAGAAATTATTAAACCGCTCGGAATCCAGAGCCACTCGCACAAAAACAACAACTGATGGATACACATGACGGTATTTGATATTTTCGTGGAGTGTTTTGGGCTCTCACGAAATTTCCGGATTCTGGTAGTCATAAGTGCGCACTAGATTGCTAACAACCATCCGTTAGTCTCACACAGTGTTAGCTTTTAGTTTGAATCATAGATAAGCCTTCCTTAAGTGTAATTTGGCTTGGATTAGAATGTTGCGATTGAATACCAAATGCTCATCCGCTGCCCGCGTAAGGTTCGTATCTGTCCCCCAACCGTACCACCTCCGGCCGGCGGACAATTCCGTCGTCGCCCGGCCCCTCACGCTTCTACCTCACCGACCGTTGCTGCCGGCCTGAGCTACCCTCCTGCGCCCCGTCGTGTGCCGTCCCTCTCTTGCCGCCTTGCGGCCTCGCCATGCATCGCTATGCCATGTGATACGTACGTGTTATGCATCAATTGACTTCAACGGTAAATAAGTTGGTACTAGACGTATATGTCACACAAtgagtatttttctttttgctgggGAAAACGAGTGAAAAGTTGTgaaacatgcatgcacgcacgtaCGTAAGTATCCATGTGATTATTTTCCAAGTGCTATAAGTATATTTTTTGTTCACTTTTTTCTTGAGCTGGTTAAAAGAGTTGACTACATACGACTTAAAAAACTAGGCACCCTTAGAGAAAAGACGAAAAGTGACTGGTTTATTGTTGTTTTTCAGCCGGTTTTTGCATGGTGGTTGTCGGTTCTATTTTTTGACGGAGATTAATTTAGTTGTTGGTTtagttgttttttcttttgtataCTAAAAACAGAGAATCAGAGATgtacttttttcattttattttattgttggttttttttgaaaataattttATTGTTGGTTTAGCCGACTCTTTTTCTTTCGACAATTCGACGAGGAGGATTTCGGGCTTAAGTTTGGTCcgactctttttcttttttgtcgtCAGAGAGGCTGGATTCTGTCGTGCTGTTGGCCTCAGAACACGGGCCCACCAAATTGACCATTAGACCCCGATCAAACTGTTTTTATACTAACAAATTATATATACGATGTCCCATGAGCTTTTTAGCCAGACAATAGCAAAGATAGAATCATAGAAGATAGGGTTTGATGAAATTACCTTGTTCTTCTGTAATTATTTGACCTAATGTAGCGAACATGGCCTCATTAGgtcatagtttgtgattttggtgatcgAGTGAtaacatagtcattgggactaatggttTATCAAGTATGTGCCTTGTAGATTTTCTAGGTTCcaagtatgcaaaccaaacTATGGCAAGGttcaaatcatggtattcaagcatccaagccATGTCATCTTGATAGCCAAATCATGATATTCAAaaatccaagctatggtattcaagtgaccaagccatagtatctaggattattctatagTATTCAACCATTCAAATGATAGagcatccaaatgatggtaTCTTTGATGTGCAAGTGGTGGTATTCAACACAGAAAAATCAGTACCatcagatgttccgatggtccacCGGAGCAAGCATCAAAGCAATTGGTACAATGCGTAGATGACTGACTGAGTGAAGACCATCAAATGTTCCGATGGGTGGTTTTCTGAAAGCGTCGGATCAATTCTGAGGAGAAGGCTTGGAAGACAAAGGAAATCCTAtagcatcggatgatccgatggtaggCCAAGGTAAGCATtggacaaagcatatttactttgcaaagttccagagaggttttgaCCAGAAacccttcagcaccggatgtttCGACGGTGCGTCGAATGAAGCGTCGGATGAAGCATCAGATGGATTTTGGATGTGTTAGTGAAGGACTTGGGCATAGGGGAgtcaacggctagttgcaccggatgttctgaTGCATGCTAAAAATAGAccattggaacatccgatggtatactttaactagccgttggagcaatggCTCTTTGTgtccttgggctatttataccccctccactcgccccttTGGGGTTGCTGGATGAAGTTGAAGTGTGCAGGAGTCCATTGAAATGCAAGacacatcaagaacacatccaagccaccaaaagtgcttaagtgatctatcaaaggcttagcacaagcttagaagagtgattagtgaTAGGATATGATAGGCCCAGAGatgagtgagtgcaaggtgtgcatATCTTGTGATTAGGTCCTAGAGTGAATCACACTGTACAAGAGGTGTGATCGGTGCCTTGGAGTCTTGGTGactcgccggcaagtcttcgaccctccagcttggtgtggagtggcggcggcggtgatggcgaCGACGACCatgtgcgggggacgtggagacacccttccttcgtggagcagctccttagtggagacggcatcaaggtgaccggaaAATTTGGCATGAGCCTTTGTGGCCGAGCCTttatggcaagtcaaggggtgttccaaaagagacttggtgatcggaaagcaatactcttgtgtgagtgcttcaacaacgtggactagtggtggcttagtgtcAAAAAATTTGCTTCTCCTCATCCCTTTCTTTACGTTTCTACATTCCATACATGCAACTTGTGTGCTTTTACTTCCTTAGTATAGTattttgctaggattggctctaaGTTGCAAAATTTGTTTTGGGATGAGAGTTTCACACTATACCAACTTTagttgcacatctagatagcttgatctagtttatgtttgaTGCAATTAGTGGAAGTCATCATAGGTTTAAGTTTTaagtttgcctaattcaccccctccccctcttagaaAAATTGGTCCACAACATTATGAAAAATTGCACTCCAGTCCTTAGAAAAATTGATATTCGTAATTTGCTTGTCCTAAacattatatatttttatatatttaagaacgagACCTAATGTGAACATAAGAAAGTGAAATTCATCGTAGCACAAACCATCGGTCAAATAAACTAAGACGAACCCCCTGCAATCTGGAAGAAGTGGTGATGGGATTGCTAGGTCTAGATTGCCGGCCATTACTGGAACTGTTTCCTTTTAGGGGCACGCGCGTATACGTGCCCCTGCAATCTCGTAGCAGGCAAGGTGCAGTACTGCACAGAACACACAGGTTGCATGCATGGCACGTCGATTGATCCGATCCAGATGATCGATCAATGAGATGACGACGCACATACCTGAGAAGagagagacggcggcggcgacaaacCGGAGGCCGGAAGAGCCTCGTGATCAGGAGTCGTCATGGCAGGCGGGAGCAGGATCTGGATGGGATCGGAGGAGTACGTGGGAGCGGCTAGGGCTTATTGCTTGCTTCTTCAAATGTTCGTGTTTCTTCCTTTAACAATGTATCTaagtttatttcttttcttagcGAGGGGGGCATGGCTCGATGCACTGGCAAAGTCCGGTCTCTATACGTGCTGATTCGCCTTAGGCCATCATGGCCACCTACGAGTGGTTTTTCCGCCACGCTAAACTGAAGCATTCTGGTGCGATCGATGTCCTTCGGCGCTCTTCCATTGATCAACCAAACGTACGATCATTCCAAAACTTTATTCGTTTGCCGATGATGCCAACCGTCATGGCATTCTGGTTGAAACAGGCCAATACTAACCCATATTAGTTCATTAATTTGGATGAAGATGGAGGACAGAAGCGAGTTTGACCACCAATTTTGAACGAACAagattgtgcctatttcattgaaaAGTTTGATCATCATTTGAGCATCCAGGCCACGCGAGAAGtccacactagtagagaattggcctttagtcccgattggtaagatgcaaatctcccgaaaatccatccgggataaaccaaccaggacaaaagggggggtcttttatcccgggtcactcaactgggacaaaagaccccccttttatcccggttggtaatacctgCCGTGGTGAcccattttatcccgggtggtgtttccaaccgggataaaaggcctttcagggtcttttttttcccactagcctttgcaaccgggataaaaggtcccggttggtgagccccccaccagtgaccgagctttagtcccggttggtgaactttttatcccgagccaactttaaaccgggacaaaagggggcgtatcgaaagccaattctctactagtgccaCCTTTCCATCCGGGTAAGCGTGCACCAATTTTATCAATGAAAACCTGCGCATCTTCTCTTCTTGTCCTGCCGATGTGCAAGGGCAACCCGATGGAGGTAGTATTTGCACGGAAATTGACCAATTTTGCCCTAGAAACTAGCGTCATACTCATACTATGCGATAGaattcatactttttttttgaaagttcaGACTTTTGTATGTTGGTCATGGACTTATATGGTCTGAGAATACGGCAGACTTTTGTAGAGCCTTACACAACATTACAGGGCATCATATCAAACAGACTGTTGATGAATACTCCATCTCTGAGGCTAGAATTAGCCCACAACCGCAATGCAATTCTGCAACAAAGCAAGGTTCGAGAAATAAAAAGGTGATCGACATCAATCTCAAAATGGGGCACCACCATGTGTGCACACAGACACACCGCTATCAATCAAACAATTGCATCAGCAGAAGTAGCTTCTTCAGCGCCGCTGTCTTCACTCACCATGTGGCCTACGGCTGACGATCcaggataaaaagaaaaaggatgataCCAGCACAACCGCACGCGCTATGGATCATCACGTAGCCGATACCACTAGCCGCGCCCTTGATCAACCGCTGCAAGATCCCTCCTGCAGACCTCTTGTCGATGGCCGCCTCTCTAGAATTCAAAACATAAGACGAATTGAAGGCATGCATGTGGATTCAATCAACACACATGTTAAATGATAATGATTGGATTGCGGCTGTCTTATTCGAGTTTAAGTAAAAAGCATGTGTTAGTTGTTGATGGTGGCGGCTTTGATGACTTAGCATCAATTTACCTTGCGCCTTCAGCTTTGATCCTAGCTACCTCGTCTTTTATAGCCGTAGCTAGGTCGTCGTCAATCTCCATCCCTGCATCCTTTAAAATCTTGAACAAATGATGATGATTGTCGTCAGCCACCTCCTCCCTAGCAACATCGGCTTGAGCTCCATCGTCGTCGGCCTGCAATACTAGTAGTTATCATTCGAGATTCGGTTGCTAGCTCTAGCCTCTAGATCGATCGCGCCGTTAGTTTTAACCAATGTACAATGCTAGCAGTAGCAGTTTATATACGATGCAAGCCGCGTTCGGGCGATGCGTGGATCTCAGTTGGCGGTGAGGCCCAAGAACTAGTCTAGTAGCTCGCGGGCTCGCGGCCTCGGCGCTGATCGAGAGCTTTAATTTGTTGACGTGCTCCATGCCTCCATGCACGGTGATCGATGAAAAGATCGAGTAATTGCGCTGTTGCAGCAGAAGGCCGGCGTACCTGAGAGATGGCCGGCGACGACTCGCCGGTGCCCGGATCCATGGgggacgagacgagacgagacgagacgagacgagcgACCACGGGCGGCaccggagggcggcggcgtggcggctgcCTAGGGCTCTGCTAGCTGCCTGCTGCTTTCTCTTCTTGGTCGGGGGGCTTTGATTTCTTCCCCTTTATGTGGTTGGCGAGGTAGGTGGGCCTCAGGTTAGGTTTCGGCCCATTCAACAGGAGCCCAGCCTTATCCTCAGCCCAAACACCCTCTCCAAAAAGGAAAATCCCGAGCCCACACAACGGAATACACGAGGTGCGTGCACGCACGGACACGGTCGGTCTCGCCGTCTCCTGCTCCAACTCCGCGTCTCCGGGTTTTATATCCGCGGTTGACTCGACCGACCCGAGCGCGTCGACCAGACCACCACCAAGCCCACCCGGCCTGCCGGATAGCAGAGGGCAGAGCAGAGGAGAGGACGCGCACGCCATGTCAGGTTCGTCCGCCAGCTCCTCGCTCCCCCCCTTCCCCACCTCTAGATCCCCAAATTCGTGCCCGATTTTCTCGATTGGTCCGCTCGATTCGGCGCGGGATAGCCCGCTTCCTCGAGCGCCCGAGCGAATCGTACCGCGGGTTTGCTCCATCCGGGGCCTGATTTGTGCCCCGAGCTGCCGGGGAACGCTGGAGTTTCGTTTGCTTGTTTGCCCCAGTCTTCCTTCCCGcgtagaggaagaggagggattTTGGGGGtggtgcgggggggggggggggggggggggggtggagtCGTGGGGTTTCGCTAGGTTGATTAGGCTGGGAGATAGGTCCTCCTGGTGGGCGAGGGGTTCGGTGATGATGCATCTGTGGGATGGTGTGGTGCCGGTTAAATTCTGCTATGTAGGTTGTTTGGGTTAGCTCGTGGAAAACCATGGGGTGCAATGAGATGTGGTTTTGCACGCCTCGTGATCTGGGGGCCTGGCCCTTCCTAGTCCATTCATGTTCAGAACTGAACTGGATCAAACCGCTGTTTGTTCCACAAAACACAAATGATAATAGTGATGGTGTGCTGTGCGGCAATTGAATGAGGCACCCAGCTTATTATCctcttaagattttttttttcctggggTCCTTGTGTTCATGCATCCTTCTGCGTGGCCGTCAGGAACCATTTTAGCCACTGTGCACGCTTTACTTTTCTGCTAAAATTAATCACTGCCAGTCCGGCTCAATTTTGAGAGCTGCTGCCATGCTCTCAAGTTGTTCGTCAGAATTGTGCCTGGCATAATCTCTTGGACTTAATGGTTGAGATGGTTTCTGATGTTAGCGTGTATATAAATGCACTCTACAGGCTCGCCGCCAAAGCCATGGGAGCGTTCTGGAGGTGAGGGCACGGCTGGTCCGGCACCTTTCAAGCCTCCATCTGGTGGCAGCACCAGCGATGTCGTCGAAGCCTCTGGCACTGCTAAACCTGGAGAAAACGTCACCGCGGCAGAACGGAATGCCTCTGGCAATGTAAATAGCACTGTCTCGAGGCCTGTGCCGCAACGGCCTTGGCAGCAGACAGGCTACGGAAACACCTATGGAGGTAATCCCAACGTTTCCAAAGTTACTTGTCTGATTGTCTTAGGAAACACAGCTTCAGAGTTCGGACTTTGACAGTTGCTTTTCAGGTGCAGGATATGGATCCAACATGTATAGTTCGTACGGTGGATACGGCAACAGTTATGGTACTGGTGGGCTCTATGGAAACAGCATGTACTCGAGTTACGGAGGTGGTTATGGTGGAGGCATGTACGGTGGTGGCGGGATGTATGGTGGAGGCATGTACGGTGGTGGCGGGATGGGAGGATATGGTAGTTACGGCATGGGTGGAATGGGTGGCATGGGTGGTATGGGAATGGGTCCTTATGGTAATCAGGATCCAAATGCAATGGGCCCTCCGGCATCACCGCCAGGTTTCTGGGTGTCCTTCCTACGAGTGGTAAGA harbors:
- the LOC117843868 gene encoding peroxisomal membrane protein 13 isoform X1 — encoded protein: MSGSPPKPWERSGGEGTAGPAPFKPPSGGSTSDVVEASGTAKPGENVTAAERNASGNVNSTVSRPVPQRPWQQTGYGNTYGGAGYGSNMYSSYGGYGNSYGTGGLYGNSMYSSYGGGYGGGMYGGGGMYGGGMYGGGGMGGYGSYGMGGMGGMGGMGMGPYGNQDPNAMGPPASPPGFWVSFLRVMHGVVNFFGRISFLVEQNTQASYFFMTAMLQLFDRSGMLYGELARFVLRLLGVKRKPKKGSLQGPEAPAFEGPSQPFMEAPKGGNNWDNVWGN
- the LOC117843868 gene encoding peroxisomal membrane protein 13 isoform X2, giving the protein MHSTGSPPKPWERSGGEGTAGPAPFKPPSGGSTSDVVEASGTAKPGENVTAAERNASGNVNSTVSRPVPQRPWQQTGYGNTYGGYGSNMYSSYGGYGNSYGTGGLYGNSMYSSYGGGYGGGMYGGGGMYGGGMYGGGGMGGYGSYGMGGMGGMGGMGMGPYGNQDPNAMGPPASPPGFWVSFLRVMHGVVNFFGRISFLVEQNTQASYFFMTAMLQLFDRSGMLYGELARFVLRLLGVKRKPKKGSLQGPEAPAFEGPSQPFMEAPKGGNNWDNVWGN